A window of the Pseudomonadota bacterium genome harbors these coding sequences:
- a CDS encoding ATP-binding cassette domain-containing protein → MLVAEGLMVFYENMLALNNIALSCGENQIIGVFGANSAGKSTLMYTLSGIILDLMKKEKMRGGEQITVMGKITLHGRDISRLKPHLRARMGLVLCPERRRLFPESSVLENLKIGAYMATRKEAKETLEYVMEIFSPLKKLLRRPAGFLSGGEQQMAAIGRAMMAQPKLLLLDEPLLGLSPAYQQVVMESVKLIRETKKISIIITEQFARPVIPIVDYAYIMENGSGVMSGSGQELLDNPDVKAAYFGV, encoded by the coding sequence GCTGGCCCTTAACAATATTGCGCTGAGCTGTGGTGAAAACCAGATTATAGGAGTTTTCGGGGCCAATAGTGCCGGAAAATCAACTTTGATGTATACTCTTTCGGGGATTATTTTAGACCTGATGAAGAAGGAAAAAATGCGGGGTGGGGAACAGATAACCGTAATGGGTAAAATTACTCTGCATGGCCGGGATATAAGCCGGCTCAAACCCCATCTGCGTGCCCGCATGGGGTTGGTTCTCTGTCCCGAAAGGAGGCGTCTTTTTCCCGAAAGCAGCGTCCTTGAAAACCTTAAGATCGGTGCCTATATGGCCACCCGAAAAGAGGCTAAGGAGACCCTGGAATATGTTATGGAGATCTTTTCCCCTTTAAAAAAGCTGCTTCGTCGCCCGGCTGGTTTCTTAAGTGGAGGGGAACAGCAGATGGCGGCCATCGGCCGGGCCATGATGGCGCAGCCGAAGCTCCTTTTACTCGATGAACCGCTTTTAGGTTTAAGCCCGGCCTACCAGCAGGTTGTTATGGAGTCGGTCAAGCTTATTCGTGAAACCAAAAAAATTTCCATTATAATAACGGAACAGTTTGCTCGGCCGGTTATTCCGATTGTTGACTATGCTTACATCATGGAGAACGGCTCCGGGGTGATGTCCGGATCCGGCCAGGAACTGCTCGATAATCCTGACGTCAAAGCGGCCTATTTCGGGGTATGA